The sequence ATGCCTGTGGTAGCAGTGACCGTTCCGAATGCAGAGCCCGAACGTGCTGGGGCTGTTCATGCATATATTGGTCCTGTTGTTCCTGATTTTGAATGCGATGCCGGACCGGATCGAGTTGAGAATGCACTGTTTGACGATGATTCAGATGAGGAGCCTGTCGATATTGGTGGGGATAGTGATGATGATATTCCAAGAGGTGGACATTCAGCCCATGGAGGTTTCAGTTCTGAAACACAAGAGTACCCTCCCCACCTCTCTTCTTTGAACTTGGAAGCCGTCGGCTAACAGCAGAATGTAGATGCAACATTCGATGGGCAGGGGATGCATGATGGGACACCTATGACTGAATTTCAGATTGGCCAATCTTTCCAGAGTAAAGAGGAAGTCGTGTTGAGTGTAAAAGATTACAGTATTCGGCGTGGAGTTGAGTACAAGGTTATGGAGTCCGACAATCTGAAATACCAAGGGAGATGCAAGGAGTTTGGTAACGGGTGCACGTGGTTGATTCGGATAGTCATGCGGAAAAGGAAGAGCACATGGGAAGTTAGGAGGTACAACGATCCGCACACGTGTATGGCCACATCGATATCAAGCGACCACAAGCagcttgattatcatgtcatCTGTGCGAGAATCTATCCGTTGGTTCGAGCTGATGTGTCAGTGTCGATCAAGGTGTTGCAAGAGGCAACGGAGGCGACTTATGGATTCCGGCCTAGTTATCGGAAGGTgtggttggcgaagcagaaggcagtAGCGCAAATATATGgcgattgggaggagtcatatgCTGATCTGCCTCGGTGGATCCTTGGGGTCACATGCACGATGGAAGGTTCCGTTGCTCTACTAAAGACGTCCCCGGTTAGGGTGGGTGACCAAGTTGATGAAGATAGAGTCTACTTTCATCGGATGTTTTGGACATTCCCTCCGTGTATTGAGGCATTCCGCCACTGTAAGCCGCTCGTAAGCATCGACGGAACACACCTCTATGGCAAGTATGGCGGGACATTGTTGTTGGCGATCGCTCAGGATGGTAACTCGAATATTTTGCCTGTTGCATTTGCACTCGTGGAGGGGGAGAATGCAGAGTCTTGGTCGTACTTTCTTTCGAACCTTAGAAGGCATGTCACTCCACAGGAAGGTATTCTCGTGATATCCAATAGACACAACGGCATCAAGGCTGCACTAGAGTCTCCCGATAGTGGTTGGCAACCTCCACATGCTTATCGGGCATTTTGTATTCTCCGAAAGGCATGTGGAACGTATGCGTCTCAGGACACCACCTCTCAACGAACGCACTAACCAGTGGCTCATCCAACCAGAACCATTGGTTGTTTAGCCTGGCCAAATGGTACAATCCAGCCCTCTCTAAATACGGGATGATCCTATCATGCAAGGGCATATTCTGTTGCTGTCTCACACTGTATATACACCTAGTGAGCTACACATAACAACAAAGATATACAGAGTCCAATTAAATTCTCCTATCCTTAAAAAATTTGCCATAACTAACCGgaataaatatattaaaccatCAACAAATTcgcctaaataaaaaaaaattccctAGTCACGATAGGAAAAATAACAACACACATACTTTAATAAATAACAGCCAGAAATGTTAAAATATTATAaagctttaaaatttaaaacttcatATCATACAAATACCCTAACCAAACTAAAATAATTCACTAACGTCAACTATCCCTTTCCCTAACCAGTGAACTAACATCCTAGCATGCGAAGCCTAATTTCAAACTAGAGGGAATATTCTATAAATTCTAATTCGTCTACTTAACCTACCATTTGCTGACTAACATATGCAAAGCctagaaaaaaataaatgttaactAACCTCGTCCCCAATAGAACCGGCAATATGCGCAACACCGTTCAGTCGGTACAGGGTCCTGCCTGCCATGATAACTCGCCAGAAGTCGCCGCTGAGATACCTCGGACCCGCTCACAACTTGCTCTGACATCTCTCtagaattttctctctctaaaaaacttcACAAACCATCTAAATGCATAATCTGCGGCTACAACCACGGTTTATATAGGCAAAGCagcacacgtaaaccgctactggcagtagcggtttacactcacacacacacacacgtaaaccgctactgccagtagcggtttacactcacacacacacgcacgtaaaccgctgctggcagcagcagtttacactcacacactcacacacataaaccgcggctggttgtagcggtttatgcacacctgtaaaccgctactgccagtagcggtttacataaaatagtgaaacaatgcatttgcgtattgaatttgaaaacaatgtatttgcgtaatATTGAGGGTCAAACAATTTAGATGCGTAAATTGCCCCTGtaaatatctattctattatataaaaattaaatttttgcacTTAATGATAAAACTGTCGTGGCATGTTTCTGAtggtgttttttatttatttcttttaactcattaaattcaatttattataatttctatcaatcaattaattgtaattcaaattgaatgattattttgttacgaaattattattttctaatctatttatgggcaatacatatattaattataattgtaaattaagctattttacattaaatgacttatataacggtcatctcatttattatcataaatgctgaattaaataagtcattattacttttgatttaaaattaaatgagaataaaaacagagatactattttatttgacctTTCGGATTTAATGggtgtcacactcaaatataaatagtgacttccagattttggtctccaacacatcaaaGCCACATTCGTAACTCTTTTTCCATAAGAGGAATTGCGATTCAACTCTATCAGGGATACAGAAGGTTTTCAAAGAACAAGGGAATGGTCTGAATTTAcacgaattctaaatgttcaAACTTACAATGTTGTTTCAGTTATGgttgtcgttacgagaatgactctaatctatacgtgtctaaggactagaatgtaacaccctaactttcagtacgtcatgatcgtaccaaaagtgaggcgttactgacctgtttttCGTATATTTAATActaagcctttagttcgatttcctgtttcaatttttaagaaaaagctGAAAAgttttgtttctattaattaaaatcatatatcaaagatctCCAAGCAATACTAGTCACATAGTTCGTAAGAATAATAAATATCatacaaaagaattcaaatgaaactcagatacaactcctatccctctgtataaaataaaatcttaactaACAAAGGCGAGGAAATTCTAGAAAAGCGACTCAACATataaacttaactcaaataagaCTAATAATCGCCCGCAGTTTCAAACTGAGTCTTTGAACCTGTGTcattgaaagggtggaagattttggggtgagaacaaaccacgcgTTTTCAGTAGGAAATGAGAATTCCGTAagagtaatgaaataaaatgcaaataattaactttactcaataaaactatatttttatctaaccttttgaaaataaatttttactattactttatataattaattaccttctttaaattttcgaacttAAAGACAAATCTCAATCATAACCTCAGTTCTCAGTCACCTCAATACACAAACTAATAGCACGGGAAacagatcaacacacaaacaaatagcaataagacaaacagcacaatcacagagagacaagataagcaaacacaatcaaatgcaaatgtgcaaacaatgatgattcatgtctagtcctatcgcaggtaatgagctcatttgtcggtttcgacccgcacccgacgcaatccgattcgcaagtcagataaggcattccagcgacATAACCTCTACAAATTTTtacttcttgcaggcgctgattctccagctaaaGTATGTGTCACTTTTTctggaagccattccatacaCACAGGCATCTTCGCACAATCATTCACACATAAAACTCACGGCCTccagtgagcgttacgtatcACCGTCCTCACTGAACCGTCTCTATTGTGTCAAGTAAGCGTTATGTATCGTTGTCCTCACTAAACACTTAGCACTAAGACCCAACAACACtcaatatcttttcaatcactaCTCTCTGCTCTTCGATGGGGGTTacgattctctctttctctctcggtCACTCTTTCTCTCTATTGCTCACCGAATGAGCAGGGGCGAAGCTAGACAATATTTAGTAGGGGgacaatatttttttagtttttttattttaattaaaaataataacttaGACTTAGAATTAACTTTTTATAAGATAACTGAACATATcgtatattaaaataattaaacacaaatatctcaaaattaattttaaatattataaatatagGTTGTTACATACttgcttttagaatttttaaatactatttaatttctttttaaacGTTTTCtgcaaaattattttaaaaatgtaTTATACTTCatgtaaataatttaaatcaCAACCATAACTTATGCaatgaaaaaattaataataatattattagagTTGAAATaagttaaaatttataatttacatAGACAATTGAGCTCAACGTTTTTTCCTTGATTCAAAGTCATCTATTATTGAGAATTTACATAGATAATAAAATAAACTTTATGCAACTTGACTAaactcaatttattttattttttgtaaatcaATAATATCAATGTCACAAACAATTAATAatgagaaaaaattaaaaataatacaaGGATAGCATTATAATTACATGATCAtcatcttcaattttttttaaaacctaAAGTACAATCTCGTaatatttttcttgcttttctttgtTCTTTTAATGCACCGCCGAATGGACTAGGAATAATAATGACGATATAACAATGATAGTAATACTAATAGTAATAACACTAGCGATAATAATAACGTATTATTGATAATaattgttcggtaggtcgggtaccggacggatcGGGTTGGTATGTTGGTTGGTAATGGGGTCTCGTCTCGTTATGAACTGCCGGTCTGGTGTAGGCGGGATCCCGAGTATTTCTTGTAGAGAGGGGGAGTGTcatctgcaaagacactctgacgctcTAGTCAGTAATGTGCAAGCGAAAAGGGGGGAGAGTgatgtgtgacgtaccttgggggaagggtaaaaccttccccttatatactgtgtcagaggtgggccctacAAGGACAGGCCCACTTTTTCCGAGACGTTCTCCCACAATCGTAAGTGAGCTGtctgggacgcgtgtccgggtcggttgcGGGGCGCCTCACCCTTGACTGTCCGGGTCGGGTGGCGCTCGGGTCGGGCCGACCCGTGGAGGGTTTGGGCTAGGTCGTAACAGtgcctgatgagcagataatttatacgctttttgacattgtttttagtatgtttttagtaggatctagttacttttagggatgtttttaatagattttgtgttaaattcacatttctggactttactatgagtttgtgtgtttttctgtgatttcaggtattttctggctgaaattgagggacttgagcagaaatcagattcagaggttgaagaaggactgctgatgctgttggattctgacctccctgcactcagtaaattttctggagctacagaacttgaaatggcgcgcttccaattgcgttggaaagtagacatccagggctttccagaaatatataatagtccatactttggccaagaattgacgacgtaaactggcgttcaacgccagccttctgcccaaatctggcgtccagcgccagataaggatccaaaaccagagttgaacacccaaactggcacaaaaactggcgttcaactccacaaatggcctctgcacgtgcaacacttaaattttcaaaaatctctcatctgttttcgaaaaaaaaataaaaatgttttcaaaaattttattcaagatttttaagaatgaattctagtgtttcatgaagcatgtaaagcctggctggctgtaaagccatgtctaaatttatttggactgaggcttgcaatttgctatcaagagcaagctagttgttgctaatccacctgctgctgatccatgatcacctgctgaagcttggttggccattggccatgtctagtgttttggaccggagctttctttgaaagc is a genomic window of Arachis ipaensis cultivar K30076 chromosome B06, Araip1.1, whole genome shotgun sequence containing:
- the LOC107646321 gene encoding uncharacterized protein LOC107646321, which gives rise to MTEFQIGQSFQSKEEVVLSVKDYSIRRGVEYKVMESDNLKYQGRCKEFGNGCTWLIRIVMRKRKSTWEVRRYNDPHTCMATSISSDHKQLDYHVICARIYPLVRADVSVSIKVLQEATEATYGFRPSYRKVWLAKQKAVAQIYGDWEESYADLPRWILGVTCTMEGSVALLKTSPVRVGDQVDEDRVYFHRMFWTFPPCIEAFRHCKPLVSIDGTHLYGKYGGTLLLAIAQDGNSNILPVAFALVEGENAESWSYFLSNLRRHVTPQEGILVISNRHNGIKAALESPDSGWQPPHAYRAFCILRKACGTYASQDTTSQRTH